A single region of the Nocardioides sp. W7 genome encodes:
- a CDS encoding hemerythrin domain-containing protein: MSAPVTQVMLPGQVAAPEGPVDMQTMYVMHHGFRRDLRRFAAAVAATPVAERATWALLLERWEVFAEVLHHHHSGEDAGIWPWLRERCGEDHLAVLDAMEAEHGEIDPLLEACATGFRRLAETADEDARAALAVRVVAARDSLGRHLAHEETEAIALIQALMTQQEWQELDERHFKDDTLTLGKVVRLVPWAAYDVPRDVLTRVLDEAGLPFRVVWLLTRRRFARREARAFAWA, from the coding sequence ATGAGCGCCCCGGTCACCCAGGTGATGCTGCCCGGTCAGGTCGCCGCCCCCGAGGGGCCGGTCGACATGCAGACGATGTACGTCATGCACCACGGCTTCCGTCGCGACCTGCGCCGGTTCGCCGCGGCCGTCGCTGCGACCCCGGTCGCCGAGCGGGCGACCTGGGCGCTGCTGCTGGAGCGGTGGGAGGTGTTCGCCGAGGTGCTGCACCACCACCACAGCGGCGAGGACGCCGGCATCTGGCCGTGGCTGCGTGAGCGCTGCGGCGAGGATCACCTGGCCGTGCTCGACGCCATGGAGGCCGAGCACGGTGAGATCGACCCGCTGCTGGAGGCCTGCGCCACGGGCTTCCGGCGGCTGGCCGAGACCGCGGACGAGGACGCCCGCGCGGCGCTCGCCGTACGCGTGGTCGCCGCCCGCGACAGCCTCGGCCGGCACCTCGCGCACGAGGAGACCGAGGCGATCGCGCTGATCCAGGCGCTGATGACCCAGCAGGAGTGGCAGGAGCTGGACGAGCGGCACTTCAAGGACGACACGCTCACGCTGGGCAAGGTCGTCCGCCTCGTCCCCTGGGCGGCGTACGACGTGCCGCGCGACGTGCTCACCCGGGTGCTGGACGAGGCGGGATTGCCGTTCCGGGTCGTGTGGCTGCTGACCCGGCGCCGGTTCGCGAGGCGCGAGGCGCGGGCGTTCGCCTGGGCCTGA